In Planctomicrobium piriforme, the genomic window TGGGATTCGAGCGGTTCTTTAACGAAGTGCCGTTCCCGCAAGTTCCACATCGCCAGTCCGATTTTCTTCGCCGCCTGCCAAGCATTTGTGAGCGCGACGTTGTCGAACAGTTCAGCAGGTCCGCCGTTCAGGTTGGCGTATTCGCATACGGCCTCATTGAGTCGGTCTGCGTTGTCCCCAACACTCCCGTCATCCCCCGTGAGCAGAAACCTCACCCGGTCGTCTAACGCCTGCCCGGTCAGTTGCGTGGTGGTTGTCATGTCGCTTTGTCCTTCTTGTCAGGTGTCAAGCAACAGTCGCTGGATCTGCTCGCCTTAGCCACCCCTCACGACTGTCGCCGAGCCGACCGTCAAGTTCGCTCTCGGATTCGGGGTGAAGATGCATGTCATTCACAAGTCGAACGTAGAGCTTGTGCCACCACCGTTTAATACGTTCGTCTGGGTGCTTGTAACCAAGGATTTCTACGGCATGAAGCAGATGAAGTTGAAAGTGGTGCGGGATGCCATCAAGAGATCGCAAGTATTCATCGCAATGGGTGTCCATCAAATACTCCCACTGATCGTCGATAATGAGTCCGACAGAGGGACCCGTGAACGATCCGCCGTTGCTGTCGTATGGGTTTTCCAGAACCTTGCCATCGGTCGCGGAGACGAGCACACATCTCCGGAACCAACGAAGCAGCATCTTCACGGAACCGTATTTCGGCACACCATCGGGGCCACGGATGGCCGTCAGTAAAACCGTCTGCTGCATCATTGGAATCGTCTCGGTCCACGCTTGCATTACTCTCATTTCACGGTTCCTTTATTGGTTACAGTCTTTACTTCTCGTGTTCAGCATTCACGCTGTCTGGCGCACTCTCGCAACGCCCTGGTTTGCCTCAAAAACCGCTCTCGCAAACCCCATCGGAGTCGCGCTTCTCAGGTTCGCCCTGTCATTCGTTGGCGGCATCAGGTGCATCAAGCTCCCCTGTGCCGGCGGAACTGCTCGCGGCTCTGGCATAACGAACCCCCCCCCCCGTCCAAAGGCACGTTGACTTCGTGTACTCGTCGCCGGGCGGGTCCAGGTATCCACCGTAGTCGCAAGGGTCGAAGATGCTGTTTGGCTTCCCGTGAATCCCGCTAATGCGTCCGACAGGGTTTTCAATCATGAACGGACAGCCCGCCCAGTTCGCCGCGGTGTACGCAGCGTGAAAGCAGTCCATGCCGTCCCGTAACATCGGCCACGATTTCTTCGCGAAGTCCCTGGCGCCGGACACTGCCAGATGAGTGCATGGAGGGAACGCAAACAGAATCAGCGGCCTGTCAGGTGGCAACCACGAGCGGGCGTCACCCCAGACGAAATGAATGTTTCCGTCAGATCGGTCCCGCCGGATGCTGTGCTGAATGTCGACGCAATAGCACTGGAAGCCGGCGTCGGCCCACGGTCGCACCATGTTTCCTGTGTAGTCGAACAAGCTCACAATGATTCCGTTCACGCTCACTCCAGTATCAGTTTCTTGTAAATGCACAGCACCACGGTGATCGCAGTGATGACGATGGTCCAGGCGTTGAGAGCGTTGATTCTTGGCGGTTGTTTCATTTGTTTCATTCCCACAATTCCCCCGCAAAATCCGGCCGGGGCTGTCAGGGCTGGCGGTTGTCTTTGCTCGGTTGTGGCTCGAAGCACTTCCCTGACCACGCCATGTTTTTGATGCGGTTCAGACCGGCGCTCGACCACCGCTGAACAATCATTGCGTTCACTTTGGCCCAATCAGTCGGCCAGCTCGATCTCAACGCCAAAGCATAGGTCTGTGCAATTTGACGCTGATTGCAACCTTGTTTGATTTCGTTCTCAATGACCATTTCAACGGCCATTAGTTCGCTCACAAAACCACTCGTTTCAGTTCCCATCTTCATCGCTCCAGGTTGGCCGGGGGGCTAGGCTTCTTTTCCTTTTCTCCGAGTCCGATTGCCAAGTTGCAGTGGCACCGGAACTCCCAGTTTTTGAGGATGCCGTCACATCGCGGGCACCTCCACTCCCACGGTTTCGGTTCGCGATGCTCAGCCATTGGGGTTATCCTTCCCGCCCCGACCGGCAGCGGCGAGGGCTTTACGCAGGTCTGCTGCTGCCACGTCGTCACCATGCCAGTCCAGTTCATCCGCAGCCTTCAGTGCAGCCTCGACCAGCCCGTCCATCTGCCGCCGCAGGTCCGTGGGGGAGTCGATGCCTGCTTCCTCGATCGCACGGTCGAGGTCTTCATTGAACGCGCCGTCTTCCGATGCGACAAGTGCGACTTCGGCAAGCGCGTCCCAGTGCTGATCTGTTGCACTGCGTCGAAAGTGGGAAACAAACTTCCGTCGCCATTCGTCGGTTGTCAGCGACTTTCTATCGTTCTTAGTTGCCTGGCTCATGTGGCCTCCTTCAGTGTTTTCAGTGTCTGTGTCATGCAGAACGCGAACGTGCCCGTCGCGAGCTTCTGCGGTGATGTCGTCGGAGTCAGTGACGTTGGCAGGTGCAATCTCGGAAATGGTCCGTTCGTCGCTTTGATGGTGTACACCGATTCCGCGAGACCGCCACGGGTTTCATTGCATACAAACTTCAGGTTCGTAATCGGCAGTCCGTCCCTGCAGATAAGTTCCATCGGGTCCGTGATCGGTCGAGGCCGGTATCGAGACCTGCCTTTGCCTCGCTCTTGCGACGGAACTCGAAAGGTGTTGTCCCCAGACTCTTCGATGAAGATGCGCCAGTCCGCAGCGACAATCACGTCGATGTTGTAGAAGTGGCCGTCGTCGCAGCAGACGTAGATATATCCAAGGCTCATCACTCAACTCCCATCTCGGGGTCAGGGGCGTGATACGGTCAGGGTTCGGGCAGTGCGTCGACTTCCGCGTCGGTCATGTTGCGAACATGGAAAGTCACCGTCACTGGACCTCCGAGCGGGTCTCGCTGGATGTCTTTGAGAACCTCCCCCATCAGATGGGCCAGCGATTCACCGCAGTCGCCTTTCTCGTGAAGCCTCCCGACGTACGTTTGGCAGTCGAAAACATCGGCCTCAATAAACAGTCGTTGTGCCATCATCGCCTCGTGTTGTTTGGCAGGTTTGAACTATCCGGAAATTCCGGACAGTTGCTGTCAGTGGTTGAAACTATGCCCGTCGAGATGTGTGAAAGGTGCCCGTCTCTCCGGGCTGTCACCGCGTCCGTGCTACGTTTGCGGTTTGCTGCGGCGGCCTCCAACCTCAGAACTCACCTTCCAGTTGGAATCCCCGTCTTCAACTGATAACAGTGGAGGTGAGGGGGAACATTTCATCGAAGTGGTCGCGTCTGGGTTCGAACCAGAAACTACTCTCGCCTTGCAAAGCGATTTCATGCACAAGGATGGACTTTTGGCGTCGTGGGCCTGAATGCTCCACGGATCGTGGATAGCAGCCACATGCAGCCGCAGTCTCGTTTTCCGTGTTACAGTTTCGGCGACCTCCGTTCTCCACGAACGGCGCTCTGTCGTCTGAGCTACCACGCTTCCCGCCCTCATGGTGTCTGCCAATTCCACCACGCGACCATGTTGCCGCAGTTAGGGTCGCGGCTCACCCGAGTGCTGGTTAGTTCTTCATGGCTGTTCTCCTGTTGCTGTTGAATCGAAATACTGTCCTCATCCACTGCCTCAAGCCCGCGTGAACGGGCTGTCTCGGCTCAACTTGTTTCAATAAACCGCGTGATCCCTATGGGGTTGTAGAGCACTCAGACTCGCGGCATTAGGTGCTCGGCCAGCTTTCATTCCACTCGCATCTGGCCCCTGCTTTTGGTGTGGAGTGACTCAACTTGTCGCGGGCGGAAGGGCGGGGCGGCGGCGTTACCACGACCATTCGCTGACGATTTCACATCGCTGCACTTTCACAATCTCGCCGTCTTTCACTGAAACATCCGCCGATTTCATAAGTGCCACCTTGTCTCCGAACCGGCAGCAAAGGACGGCACCTGGTCGAACTCGCCATGCGAACCGCTCTGAAGTCACGCACGCGAGACCCGTGGCAGAGACCTCAATTGTCGAACACTCACCAGTGATGACCGCAGCACCCCTGTCCCCGGAAGCCGTCGCAGCACCCCTGTACCCGGAAGCCGTCGCAGCACCGCTGTCCCCGGAAGCCGTCGCAGCACCGCTGTACCCGGAAGCCGTCGCAGCACCGCTGTCCCCGGAAGCCGTCGCAGCACCCCTGTCCCCGGAAGCCGTCGCAGCACCGCTGGCCCCGGAAGCCGTCGCAGCACCGCTGTCCCCGGAAGCCGTCGCAGCACCCCTGTCCCCGGAAGCCGTCGCAGCACCCCTGTCCCCGGAAGCCGTCGCAGCACCCCTGTCCCCGGAAGCCGTCGCAGCACCGCTGGCCCCGGAAGCCGTCGCAGCACCGCTGGCAGCCATCTTCACCCACGCAACGTGGCCGGGAATCGTCAGCTTCAGTGCTTCTGAATATGCGCCACAAAAGACCACTTCAGGGCATCGACAGGCTTCGTCGTTGGGAACCGCTTTCACTTTGTCGCCGAGATCGATCACGTCGTCAGGATGCGCGGCAAAGACAATCCATGTCGCCCCAAAGTCTGGGAACTTTCCTTCCCCGAGACCGAATCCCCATGCCCATCCGAACAATCCGCCACTGCTGCAATCAGGTTCTCGGCTGAACTTCGCGGGACGGACAGGACCGCTCTTCGGCCACACGAAACCACCGTGCGAAGTCAGGTCGTTGTTCACGACTTTTAGAATCAGGACTTTGTCGCCTCCGTTGGTCCATTGGTGGCGCGGCGTGATGACTTGTTCGGTTTCTTGTGGCATCGTGAAATCCATGTAGGTAAGTGAAAGTCGCTATTCAAAGTTCCCCCAGCTCGCCGGCTGGTTACTGTTTCAATTCAGCGGCGACAGCATCTTCCGACAACTCCTCGCGCAACTTGGCGATCAGAAGTTCCTGCCGCTTAATCTTCGCCTTCGCCTGGCACAGCACTCGCGTGGTACTGGGGCGCGGACTCCTGTACCTGCGAAGGTGGTCGATCTCGTCTTGAATGCGTTTCCTGAGTTGGGACATTCCTCACTCTCCTGGTTACTTGCGAAGTTCCGCGAGCAGGGCGTCTGCTGCTTTCTTGTATCCGTGAAACATCGCCTCCTCGCAGGCGACCATGAAGAACGAAAGTGTTCCTGCGTTTACTTCCCGCACAAGGTCTGCATATCCCTTCATGTCGTCATCCTCAAACAGAGCGATGACCCACCGTCGAAACCGCACAAGGGGAATGTCCCCACTGCCATCGTCCCACGGTCGCGCTGGAATTGGAGGCATCTCTATTGCAGGTCCGCCATCGTCGATTGCTGCCATTTCTAGACTCCCGCCAATTGCAGTGCTGTTCCGCGAATCGTCGACACGAGCAACAACGCCTCGTCAACCCATTGCAGTGTGATTTTTGCGACCTCGCTGGTTTCCGGAGTGTCGCCAGGCTTCAGGTTCGTGAACCATAATTCGCGCGGCGATGAGGCATTGATTGGCATCTTTTTCAGCGACTCAAATTCATCCCACGGCAGATGGCATGCGTGCGCCATTGTGCCAGCGAGACACGCACATTCACCGCTGTAAGTCGAGCCGTCGATTTTGCCGTCAACGATGGCCTGCCTGAGAAATGGAATCTCATCGGGCAATTGCAGGATTGCCAGTATCAGGTCTTGGCGAATGTGATCGAGGTTGGCTCCGTCGAGGTTGGCTCCGTAGAGGTTGGCTCCGTCGAGGTTGGCTCCGTAGAGGTTGGCTCCGTAGAGGTTGGCTCCGTAGAGGTTGGCTCGCGTGAGGTTGGCTCCGTAGAGGTTGGCTCCGTCGAGGTTGGCTCCGTAGAGGTTGGCTCCGTAGAGGTTGGCTCCGTAGAGGTTGGCTCCGTCGAGGTTGGCTCCGTAGAGGTTGGCTCCGTAGAGGTTGGCTCGCGTGAGGTTGGCTCGCGTGAGGTTGGCTCGCGTGAGGTTGGCTCGCGTGAGGTTGGCTCGCGTGAGGTTGGCTCCGTAGAGGTTGGCTCGCGTGAGGTTGGCTCCGTCCTTCACTGCCTTTTGCACCGCAGCAGAAACGTCGGTCAGATCAGATCGATAGAGGACTGCATTGGTCCAGCGATTGAGAATCTCGATGCTCATGTTTCGTCTCCTTGTTGATTGATAATTGCTGCCATTTCGGCTCCGGGGTTGGGGTTGGTCATTCGTCCCGCCACATTCGTTCGCGCCGGGCTCGTTTCTCTTCCCATGTCGGATTCTTCGTTTTGACGCTGGGAACGGCCCAGATCAGGCACTTGTCCGGTGCAAAATCAAACTCGAACATGATCGCTTCGAAGCCGTATTTCGCGCCGATACTAACCATCAATTGCATCGCCTCTTCTCGACTGGCCTCGCCCTTCTTGAGTCGCTTTTGGATGTCGTCCAGGGCGTT contains:
- a CDS encoding pentapeptide repeat-containing protein, translating into MSIEILNRWTNAVLYRSDLTDVSAAVQKAVKDGANLTRANLYGANLTRANLTRANLTRANLTRANLTRANLYGANLYGANLDGANLYGANLYGANLYGANLDGANLYGANLTRANLYGANLYGANLYGANLDGANLYGANLDGANLDHIRQDLILAILQLPDEIPFLRQAIVDGKIDGSTYSGECACLAGTMAHACHLPWDEFESLKKMPINASSPRELWFTNLKPGDTPETSEVAKITLQWVDEALLLVSTIRGTALQLAGV